From the genome of Devriesea agamarum, one region includes:
- a CDS encoding alpha/beta hydrolase produces MEIGPFDLLSPLLGWITGIATGILFIVGAVVVPRLLRTRRRMGITIQILVLIFLPVLAMLTVFLAVNRENNIYPTWSDLMAMSAKPHITTELVGPAPGTHHAQVAHTDAEPDPAHLSHLQRNPQLNPAFHGKIQSTAEGQWVAVSIPARASDVVDQARVYLPAGYLQNPDRIYPVIYAFQGLPGTPLVWEHPFKLDQTIEKLAAENSARQAIVVAPNVFPGQLDTECVDPAQGKGHYETWITRDVVEWTQTHLRAINNPRARVTLGYSGGGWCASMLSVRHPDLFANSINLAGYFTPSYAKGQQRTPPGDPTYDLPRIVRERKPPVTMLFFAGGQDKIPQRTLALMKDAVASAKGPTSLTVELTRAGGHLIQLWINKTPGALTWLAQYEPFFAPPSASRGPQQAAAYHLKPHPRYMSGSFQSSFEDHSH; encoded by the coding sequence GTGGAAATAGGACCGTTTGACCTGCTCAGCCCACTGCTGGGCTGGATCACGGGGATTGCCACCGGAATATTGTTCATCGTCGGCGCGGTGGTGGTTCCGCGGCTGCTGCGTACTCGGCGCCGCATGGGTATCACGATCCAGATCTTGGTGCTGATCTTTTTGCCGGTGCTGGCGATGCTGACCGTCTTTTTAGCCGTTAATCGGGAAAACAATATCTACCCCACCTGGTCCGATCTGATGGCGATGTCAGCGAAGCCTCATATCACCACGGAGCTGGTTGGTCCTGCGCCGGGCACTCACCACGCTCAGGTCGCGCACACTGATGCTGAACCGGATCCGGCGCATTTATCGCACTTGCAACGCAATCCTCAGCTCAATCCTGCCTTTCACGGGAAGATTCAATCCACTGCGGAGGGGCAGTGGGTGGCGGTGTCGATTCCGGCCCGCGCTAGCGATGTGGTGGATCAGGCCAGGGTGTATTTACCGGCGGGCTATCTTCAAAATCCCGACCGCATCTATCCGGTGATCTATGCGTTTCAGGGGCTTCCGGGGACGCCTCTGGTGTGGGAGCACCCGTTTAAGCTCGATCAGACGATTGAAAAGCTTGCCGCGGAGAACAGTGCGCGTCAGGCCATTGTGGTGGCGCCCAATGTGTTTCCCGGACAGCTCGACACCGAGTGTGTAGATCCCGCACAGGGCAAAGGCCATTATGAAACGTGGATAACTCGTGATGTGGTGGAGTGGACGCAGACGCACTTGCGCGCCATTAATAATCCTCGCGCCCGGGTCACACTCGGTTATAGCGGCGGAGGCTGGTGTGCATCAATGCTTTCTGTCCGCCATCCCGATCTCTTTGCTAATTCAATTAACTTGGCCGGGTACTTCACACCGAGTTACGCGAAGGGACAGCAGCGCACTCCCCCGGGTGACCCCACCTATGATCTGCCGCGGATTGTGCGCGAACGCAAACCTCCGGTGACCATGCTGTTCTTTGCGGGGGGCCAAGACAAGATTCCTCAACGCACGCTGGCCTTAATGAAGGATGCGGTGGCCTCAGCTAAGGGTCCGACCTCCCTCACCGTCGAGTTGACCAGAGCGGGCGGGCATCTCATCCAGCTGTGGATCAATAAAACACCGGGCGCGTTAACCTGGCTGGCCCAGTACGAGCCATTTTTTGCCCCGCCGTCAGCGTCAAGGGGACCTCAGCAGGCCGCTGCCTACCATCTGAAACCGCATCCCCGATACATGTCAGGATCCTTTCAGAGTTCATTCGAGGATCATTCACACTAA
- a CDS encoding aldo/keto reductase, producing MLTAPNVSFHDGNTIPQLGYGLWQVDNDVAAEVTEKALATGYRHIDTAAVYGNEDGVGRALKATDVPRDDIFVTTKLWNTDQGYDSTLRAFDTSMEKLGLDTLDLYLIHWAKPQAGLFLDTWRAFIELQKQGRVRSIGVSNFPEPQLRELIDSSGIVPVIHQIELHPFFQQRRLREVHEEFKIVTEAWSPLGQGKDVLTHPVITGIAKRHDATAAQVILSWHLALKNVAIPKSVTPERIVSNFEALKVTLSDDDIAAIHELDRPDGRIGPDPSDIDF from the coding sequence ATGCTCACCGCCCCCAACGTTAGTTTCCACGATGGCAACACCATCCCCCAGCTCGGATATGGACTGTGGCAGGTCGATAACGATGTTGCCGCCGAGGTAACGGAAAAAGCCCTGGCCACCGGATACCGCCATATCGACACCGCGGCGGTGTACGGCAACGAAGACGGCGTAGGGCGGGCCCTCAAAGCAACTGACGTTCCCCGCGACGACATCTTTGTCACCACCAAACTGTGGAACACCGATCAGGGATACGACTCCACACTGCGAGCCTTCGACACCTCCATGGAAAAGCTCGGGCTCGACACCCTTGACCTCTACCTCATCCACTGGGCAAAGCCCCAGGCCGGTCTCTTCCTTGACACCTGGCGCGCATTTATTGAATTACAAAAGCAGGGGCGCGTGCGTTCTATCGGTGTATCGAACTTCCCCGAACCGCAGTTGCGGGAGTTGATTGACTCAAGCGGCATCGTTCCTGTGATTCACCAGATTGAGCTTCACCCGTTCTTCCAGCAGCGGCGTCTGCGCGAGGTCCACGAGGAGTTCAAGATCGTGACCGAGGCCTGGTCACCGCTGGGACAGGGCAAGGATGTGCTCACTCACCCGGTCATAACCGGCATCGCCAAACGACACGACGCCACCGCAGCCCAGGTGATCTTGAGCTGGCATCTGGCGCTGAAGAATGTCGCCATCCCGAAGTCGGTCACTCCGGAACGCATCGTCTCGAACTTTGAGGCGCTGAAGGTCACCCTGAGTGATGACGACATCGCCGCCATTCATGAGCTTGACCGCCCCGATGGCCGGATCGGACCAGATCCCTCCGATATCGATTTCTAA
- the lysX gene encoding bifunctional lysylphosphatidylglycerol synthetase/lysine--tRNA ligase LysX, producing the protein MSKPSAVTRISPRKELWASILTWVYVIATVWSIGLTIFRRGHGGSFPEYLFGMLLNIPVFPSLASVALLTLLTSALIRRKRVALLVVGILQLGGLILALEAIIADVLNFQLLIDLDGWGMTTLWSIMDLISVLIALSMVLLTWWLWPCFPARMSRGSVLLAVAVLATGFVVSVALTHLLVITTTHLHGMDWRILRYALLRPFGLVDPGVHQFGVIPRWIPGLTGFLIGATIFLAAYMFLRSSRRRGLWTGRQEVTLRSLLARSGEADSLGYFATRRDKDLIFSPDGQAAIAYRVVGSVCLASGDPVGPHSAWPGAIDAWLTRARTYGWMPAVLAAGERGARAYADAGLAVIALGDEAILDSNRFDLANTSMTPVRRAVAHARKAGLTTQIRRHQDLTDEDMRDVENLAETWREGGVERGFSMALNRLGDPADGQCVLVSAHDEQGRMVGFLSFVPWGRRGASLDLMRRAPEAPNGTNELLVAAMMQDGSSLGITRVSLNFAMFRSIFAEAQRIGANPVTRLNSHILGRLDRIFQLERLYRSNQKFQPEWIPRYLCAEGLLTLARVAWAAGVAEGFIPRILRPRDTEAGQLSPAELEEVKRIAAEKPDVADLAPRRSDQSRHRVRHLEMLREAGREPYPVGLGTPEPLADVAALLHADPDERGDAVRVQHADQTAHVTAGRVVRLRSHGGVTFIDLMDGRTRVQVVAEESVIGEAEHRMLRSCVDTGDLVVMTGVLGQSRNGTPSLMLSSWQMASKCLQPIPFDSFEDPESRLRRRSTDLVVHPQATHLLTARSRIVREIRSYLVSQGYDEVETPMLNTVHGGASARPFRTHINAYGMDLTLRIAPELYLKRLLVGGMGPIFEVGRNFRNEGADATHNPEFTALEAYKPFADYHVMRELTENLLKAAARAMYGKEMLPLRDVHRDDAPGDDSDGRRAEPVLTDVSGPWPVISVCDAVSAAVGREISLDTDFEELLALAHEHQIHVRDDMGAGALIEELYGELVEPATIFPTFYIDFPAETSPLTAPHRSTPGLVERWDLVANAMEIGTAYSELADPLEQRARLTEQSLKAAAGDPEAMEVDEDFLFALENAMPPAGGLGLGVDRIVMLLTDTNIREVLTFPFVKPARRGS; encoded by the coding sequence ATGAGTAAACCGTCGGCTGTGACTCGGATATCGCCGCGCAAAGAACTATGGGCAAGCATTCTCACCTGGGTGTATGTCATAGCGACCGTGTGGTCGATCGGTCTGACCATCTTCCGGCGCGGACACGGTGGCTCATTCCCCGAGTACCTGTTCGGGATGCTTTTGAACATCCCGGTGTTTCCCTCGCTCGCATCGGTTGCGCTCCTCACCCTGCTCACCAGCGCCCTCATCCGGCGTAAACGAGTGGCCCTGCTGGTCGTGGGCATACTGCAACTGGGCGGCCTGATCCTGGCGCTGGAAGCAATCATCGCGGATGTGCTCAACTTCCAGCTTCTGATCGACCTCGATGGCTGGGGGATGACCACCCTGTGGAGCATTATGGACCTGATCAGCGTGCTCATTGCGCTGTCCATGGTGCTGCTGACCTGGTGGCTATGGCCCTGTTTCCCCGCCCGCATGTCGCGCGGCTCCGTCCTCCTGGCGGTTGCGGTGCTAGCCACCGGGTTCGTGGTATCCGTCGCCCTCACACACTTGCTGGTCATCACCACCACCCACCTGCACGGCATGGACTGGCGGATTCTCCGCTACGCCCTGCTCAGGCCATTCGGGCTGGTCGACCCCGGTGTTCACCAGTTCGGGGTGATCCCCCGCTGGATACCGGGGCTCACCGGATTCCTGATCGGCGCCACCATTTTCCTGGCCGCCTACATGTTCCTTCGCTCCAGTCGACGCCGGGGCCTGTGGACAGGCCGACAGGAAGTGACCCTGCGCTCGCTTCTGGCCCGCTCCGGTGAGGCTGACTCCCTGGGATACTTTGCGACCCGACGCGACAAAGACCTGATCTTCTCGCCCGACGGGCAGGCCGCCATCGCCTACCGCGTGGTGGGTTCGGTGTGCCTCGCCTCGGGCGACCCGGTGGGACCGCACAGCGCCTGGCCCGGTGCCATCGATGCCTGGCTCACCCGGGCACGCACCTACGGGTGGATGCCCGCGGTGCTCGCCGCCGGAGAACGCGGCGCACGGGCCTACGCGGACGCAGGGTTGGCGGTAATCGCCCTCGGCGATGAAGCCATCCTCGACAGCAACCGGTTCGATCTGGCCAACACCTCGATGACCCCGGTGCGTCGGGCGGTGGCTCACGCCCGAAAAGCAGGGCTCACCACGCAAATCCGTAGACATCAAGACCTCACCGACGAGGACATGCGGGACGTGGAGAACCTCGCAGAAACCTGGCGCGAAGGCGGGGTGGAACGCGGCTTCTCCATGGCGCTGAACCGGCTAGGAGACCCCGCTGATGGGCAATGCGTTCTGGTCAGTGCACACGACGAACAGGGCCGCATGGTCGGCTTTTTGTCGTTTGTTCCCTGGGGGCGCCGCGGGGCCTCACTGGACTTGATGAGGCGCGCCCCCGAAGCCCCCAACGGCACGAATGAACTGCTGGTCGCCGCCATGATGCAGGACGGATCTAGCCTCGGCATCACCCGAGTCAGCCTCAACTTCGCAATGTTCCGCAGCATCTTCGCCGAGGCGCAGCGGATCGGCGCGAACCCGGTCACTCGCCTGAACTCACACATCCTTGGCCGACTGGACCGGATCTTCCAGCTCGAACGTCTCTACCGTTCAAACCAGAAATTCCAGCCGGAATGGATCCCGCGTTACCTCTGCGCCGAAGGGTTGCTGACCCTTGCCCGCGTGGCCTGGGCGGCAGGCGTGGCCGAGGGATTTATTCCCCGTATCTTGCGGCCCCGCGACACCGAGGCCGGGCAGCTGAGCCCGGCTGAGTTGGAGGAGGTAAAGCGGATCGCAGCTGAGAAACCCGATGTCGCCGATCTCGCTCCCCGACGTTCGGATCAGTCCCGCCACCGGGTGCGGCATTTGGAGATGCTGCGCGAAGCAGGACGCGAACCGTACCCGGTGGGTCTTGGCACCCCAGAACCGCTCGCGGATGTGGCTGCGCTCCTGCACGCTGATCCAGATGAGCGCGGGGACGCGGTGCGAGTTCAGCATGCTGACCAGACCGCGCACGTCACCGCGGGCAGGGTTGTGCGGTTACGCAGCCACGGCGGAGTGACCTTTATTGACCTCATGGATGGACGTACGCGGGTTCAGGTCGTGGCGGAAGAATCTGTCATCGGGGAAGCTGAGCACCGGATGCTGCGCAGCTGCGTGGATACCGGAGACCTAGTGGTCATGACCGGTGTGCTCGGCCAATCCCGCAATGGCACGCCCTCCCTCATGCTCAGCTCGTGGCAAATGGCATCCAAATGCTTGCAGCCGATTCCGTTCGACAGTTTCGAGGATCCAGAGTCGCGTTTGCGCAGGCGTTCCACGGACTTGGTTGTGCATCCGCAGGCGACACATCTGCTGACTGCACGCTCCCGCATCGTCCGGGAGATTCGCAGCTACCTCGTGTCTCAGGGATACGACGAAGTTGAAACCCCCATGCTGAACACGGTGCACGGCGGGGCCAGCGCACGGCCCTTCCGCACCCACATCAACGCCTACGGGATGGACCTCACCCTGAGGATCGCCCCCGAGCTGTATTTAAAGCGGCTGCTGGTCGGCGGAATGGGACCGATTTTTGAAGTGGGACGAAACTTCCGCAACGAAGGTGCGGACGCCACGCACAACCCTGAGTTCACCGCGCTCGAAGCGTATAAACCTTTTGCCGACTACCACGTGATGCGTGAGCTCACGGAAAATCTTTTGAAGGCCGCTGCCCGCGCGATGTACGGGAAGGAAATGCTACCGCTGCGCGATGTGCATCGTGATGATGCGCCTGGGGACGATTCTGACGGTCGGCGAGCCGAGCCCGTTCTCACGGACGTGTCGGGTCCGTGGCCTGTCATTAGCGTGTGCGATGCGGTCTCGGCGGCAGTGGGCCGCGAGATTTCGCTCGACACTGATTTTGAGGAGCTGCTGGCCCTTGCCCATGAGCACCAGATCCACGTCCGCGATGACATGGGTGCGGGAGCTTTAATTGAGGAGCTGTACGGGGAACTGGTCGAACCGGCCACCATCTTCCCGACCTTCTACATTGACTTTCCCGCGGAAACCTCGCCGCTTACCGCCCCCCATCGCAGCACGCCGGGATTGGTTGAGCGGTGGGATCTCGTGGCCAATGCGATGGAGATCGGGACGGCTTATTCCGAACTCGCCGATCCGCTTGAACAGCGGGCGCGTCTGACCGAGCAGTCTCTTAAAGCAGCCGCAGGCGATCCTGAAGCCATGGAGGTGGATGAGGACTTCCTGTTCGCGCTCGAAAACGCTATGCCTCCGGCGGGCGGGCTCGGGCTCGGCGTGGATCGCATCGTGATGCTGCTGACCGACACCAATATCCGCGAGGTGCTGACGTTCCCCTTCGTGAAACCGGCCCGGCGTGGATCCTGA
- a CDS encoding LssY C-terminal domain-containing protein — protein sequence MNEARYDVRVRLAGSSSPSAPPVRRRRAKHYSSKISVKSADRRRPRKVPVYHHPTRRVRSTRHWEFYPLLDALFVAAAGAITVWLAIVYLRQGFSLSPTRLLYLLVFWVMLSYLTLPRLHQVLTWLYLPDYFIGRTRTSDGVLGDPVNLAMDGDEWDIHVAMRRAGWVLADEITLRSSWKMAISTVFRRSYAAAPVSSLFLFGRRHDFAYQQEVGGSTTRRHHVRFWRVPDGWVLPGGHRAQWLAAGTFDRAVGLSMFTLQITHKIDEDIDVERDYIIDTLRYADPEVEVRTIKDFSTAYHDRNGGGDRLRTDGHLPVINLTGASERSQGSTAMMLPRHRPTGIAVIGSRTLAVHHSNRRISGHVHDALDNAIDHHLPPPTIVFTALLAMLQVLAIAGMWIAGNLDLDLDSIVQDLAVLLPSGISFAWTGIVATVVAAVALLLVLGTIARNRWCRLGLMALYLGDAVLRLVLMSGLDRSQIHHSELVGVGLSAMALMAITSDAARLWVRTPSE from the coding sequence ATGAATGAGGCCCGATACGATGTCAGGGTGCGTTTAGCAGGTTCCTCATCCCCTTCTGCTCCGCCGGTGCGTCGCCGTCGAGCCAAGCATTACTCCTCAAAGATTTCCGTGAAGTCCGCCGACCGCCGTCGACCACGGAAAGTTCCGGTTTATCACCATCCCACGCGCCGTGTTCGCAGCACCCGTCACTGGGAGTTTTATCCACTGTTAGACGCACTATTTGTGGCAGCGGCCGGGGCCATTACGGTGTGGCTCGCAATTGTGTACCTACGCCAAGGTTTCTCGCTGTCGCCGACCAGGCTGCTGTACCTCCTGGTTTTTTGGGTGATGCTGTCATATCTCACATTGCCTCGGCTGCATCAGGTGCTCACCTGGCTGTATTTGCCCGACTATTTTATTGGCCGCACCCGCACCTCAGACGGGGTGCTGGGGGACCCCGTGAACCTGGCGATGGACGGCGATGAATGGGATATTCACGTGGCGATGCGGCGCGCTGGGTGGGTGCTTGCCGATGAGATCACCCTGCGTTCTAGCTGGAAAATGGCGATTTCAACCGTGTTTAGACGTTCCTACGCGGCAGCCCCGGTATCCTCTCTGTTCCTGTTCGGACGCAGACACGACTTTGCCTATCAGCAGGAAGTCGGCGGATCAACCACGCGTCGGCATCATGTTCGGTTTTGGCGGGTTCCCGATGGGTGGGTTCTGCCCGGCGGGCATAGGGCGCAGTGGTTGGCCGCTGGAACCTTCGACCGCGCGGTCGGATTATCCATGTTTACCTTGCAAATCACCCATAAAATTGATGAAGACATCGATGTCGAACGCGACTACATCATCGACACCCTGCGCTACGCCGATCCCGAGGTGGAGGTGCGCACGATCAAGGACTTTTCGACCGCCTACCACGACCGCAACGGTGGCGGGGACCGGTTGCGCACCGACGGGCATTTGCCGGTTATCAACCTGACCGGCGCGAGTGAGCGTTCACAGGGGTCAACCGCGATGATGCTTCCCCGCCACCGCCCAACCGGAATCGCGGTGATTGGCAGCCGTACATTAGCGGTCCATCACAGCAACCGGCGAATCTCGGGCCATGTGCACGACGCGCTCGACAATGCGATCGACCACCACCTGCCGCCGCCCACGATTGTCTTCACGGCCCTGCTTGCGATGCTCCAGGTGCTGGCTATCGCGGGAATGTGGATTGCCGGGAACCTCGACCTGGACCTGGACTCGATTGTGCAGGACCTTGCGGTGTTGCTGCCGTCGGGCATTAGCTTTGCGTGGACCGGTATTGTGGCGACCGTCGTCGCCGCGGTCGCGTTGCTGCTGGTATTGGGCACAATCGCTCGAAATCGCTGGTGTCGTTTGGGGTTGATGGCGCTCTACCTCGGTGATGCGGTGCTGCGGTTGGTCCTGATGTCGGGGCTGGATCGCAGCCAGATTCATCATTCAGAACTAGTCGGGGTCGGATTGTCGGCGATGGCTTTGATGGCGATCACCTCGGATGCGGCCCGACTGTGGGTGCGCACCCCGAGCGAATAG
- a CDS encoding LacI family DNA-binding transcriptional regulator — MATSSKRRVTTMDVAQAAGVSRTVVSLVLNGRADGEVGNATRERVLTVAARLGYRRNSVAMALRDSCTRTIGVITDRVTTSPFAGLMLRGAMAEASRQGYMTLLSDVAVDDSPDRAAGALLDRMVDALIFVTVSLDAVTPPAVMRQEPLVLLNCFPTALAAEAEAAQGRVIPTVTPDDERGARDAVEHLTQLGHRRIAMLQGHTCLAADRREAAFIEVISQAGLNPLLCPVVETAWTMAGGYRATASLMTLPPEIRPTALFCVQDRVAAGAVMAVRDAGLSVPGDISVVGFDDEPEFADSFVPALTSVRLPHPDMGAAAIRIAIGLAQGQSDEHAVLPCSLIVRQSTAPARN; from the coding sequence ATGGCAACCTCTTCCAAGCGGCGCGTGACCACGATGGACGTCGCCCAAGCGGCCGGAGTTTCTCGCACAGTGGTCTCCCTGGTGTTAAACGGTCGAGCCGACGGGGAGGTCGGCAACGCCACGCGCGAGCGCGTCCTCACCGTGGCAGCCCGCCTCGGATATCGCCGTAACAGTGTGGCCATGGCGCTGCGCGATTCATGCACCCGCACTATCGGCGTCATCACCGACCGGGTCACCACCTCACCGTTTGCCGGGTTGATGCTGCGCGGTGCCATGGCTGAAGCCTCCCGCCAGGGCTATATGACGCTGCTGTCGGATGTGGCAGTTGACGATAGTCCGGACCGTGCCGCGGGCGCATTGCTCGACCGCATGGTTGACGCGTTAATTTTCGTGACCGTGAGCCTGGATGCCGTCACTCCCCCGGCGGTGATGCGCCAGGAACCGTTGGTTCTGCTCAACTGCTTTCCCACTGCCCTGGCGGCCGAAGCTGAGGCCGCTCAAGGCCGAGTGATTCCCACGGTCACACCCGATGACGAACGCGGCGCCCGGGACGCAGTTGAGCACTTAACTCAGCTCGGTCATCGTCGGATCGCCATGTTGCAGGGCCACACCTGCTTAGCGGCCGACCGGCGCGAGGCTGCCTTTATCGAGGTGATTTCGCAGGCGGGCCTGAACCCTTTGCTGTGCCCGGTGGTGGAAACAGCCTGGACCATGGCCGGGGGTTACCGGGCCACTGCGTCGCTGATGACACTGCCGCCCGAGATCCGCCCCACGGCCCTGTTTTGTGTGCAGGATCGGGTCGCTGCGGGCGCGGTGATGGCGGTGCGCGATGCCGGGCTGTCGGTGCCCGGGGATATCTCCGTCGTCGGCTTTGATGACGAACCAGAGTTCGCGGATTCTTTTGTTCCCGCTCTCACCTCGGTCAGGCTGCCTCATCCCGACATGGGAGCAGCCGCTATCCGCATCGCGATTGGCCTTGCACAAGGACAGTCGGATGAGCACGCCGTGTTGCCATGCAGTCTGATCGTGCGCCAGTCCACCGCCCCAGCCCGGAACTAA
- a CDS encoding alpha/beta hydrolase produces the protein MGPFDIMSPALGWIFGIAAVIVFLLGIIVAPRLLWLHRKVGGIITQVIVVVLLPVLVMMTVFLAINRANQMFPTWSDLLSFGSADDQTSAEGFGGTPGKTGHEIISEHDADKGITALQRNPVADPAFGGAVKNVSTGQWVTVTVPGKASDVTNTALVYLPSGYMQNPNKNYPVILAFPGIPGAPEAWIKPFPLGPTMDDLVKNGEMRQAIVVSPNVYPGSNDTECVDPSNGKNRWETWITQDVVNWTKTHMRTIKDPKAWATLGYSAGGWCASMVTVRHPNIAPTAITLAGYFEPDYAKGQAHTSSRDPKYNLPDLVRHHKPAVSIYFFSGGKDDLPRASLLRMRNAVSAAHGPTALTVEQTKTGGHFVNLWVNHLPNSLKWLAKNASYFATEK, from the coding sequence TTGGGCCCGTTCGACATCATGAGCCCCGCACTGGGCTGGATATTCGGCATCGCAGCGGTGATCGTTTTCCTCCTCGGAATCATCGTCGCGCCACGCCTGCTGTGGCTACACCGCAAAGTCGGCGGAATCATCACCCAGGTAATCGTGGTGGTGCTCCTACCAGTCCTGGTCATGATGACGGTGTTCCTCGCGATCAACCGCGCAAACCAAATGTTCCCGACCTGGTCCGATCTGCTGAGCTTCGGAAGCGCCGACGACCAGACCTCCGCCGAAGGCTTCGGCGGCACCCCCGGCAAAACCGGGCACGAGATCATATCAGAGCACGACGCCGACAAGGGGATCACCGCCCTCCAGCGCAACCCCGTCGCCGACCCTGCCTTCGGCGGTGCCGTCAAAAATGTGTCCACCGGCCAATGGGTGACCGTTACCGTCCCTGGCAAAGCTAGCGACGTCACCAACACCGCTCTGGTGTACCTGCCGTCCGGCTACATGCAGAATCCGAACAAGAACTACCCGGTGATTCTCGCGTTCCCGGGGATTCCCGGTGCCCCGGAAGCCTGGATCAAACCCTTCCCGCTCGGCCCCACCATGGACGATCTGGTGAAGAACGGTGAGATGCGCCAGGCCATCGTGGTCTCACCGAACGTGTACCCCGGCAGCAACGACACCGAGTGCGTGGATCCGTCCAACGGTAAGAATCGGTGGGAAACCTGGATTACGCAGGACGTCGTCAACTGGACTAAAACCCATATGCGCACAATTAAGGACCCCAAAGCCTGGGCAACGCTCGGCTACAGCGCCGGCGGTTGGTGCGCCTCCATGGTGACGGTTCGCCATCCCAACATTGCACCCACGGCCATCACCTTGGCGGGGTATTTTGAACCGGACTACGCCAAGGGCCAGGCCCACACCTCAAGCCGCGATCCCAAATACAACCTGCCTGATCTTGTACGCCACCATAAGCCTGCGGTGAGCATCTACTTCTTCTCCGGAGGAAAAGATGACCTCCCCCGTGCATCCCTGCTGCGCATGAGAAACGCGGTCAGCGCAGCGCACGGCCCCACTGCACTCACGGTTGAGCAAACTAAGACGGGCGGACACTTTGTGAACCTGTGGGTGAATCACCTGCCGAATTCACTGAAATGGCTCGCCAAGAACGCGTCCTACTTCGCCACGGAAAAGTAG
- a CDS encoding DHA2 family efflux MFS transporter permease subunit → MSTAPLGTPAATEPAPAADPRRWKALGVLALGLALIVIDGSIVSVALPDIISDLRLDITDAQWVNSLYAVVFSALLLLSGRLGDRLGRRTLFIAGIIVFVGASVWAACVGSGAGLITARLVQGIGGALIMPATLSTVNATFRGKERAAAFGVWGAVMSGAAALGPLLGGWLTSSFSWRWIFLVNVPIGLAVIVGGLLWVANTRSSTDGARHEGIDILGAVLSGLALGSIVFGIIEATTLGWWTQGHPLHVLGYDLNGPAGMSLAPIMIGLGAVLLIAFILWEAWRAQRGRSVLLDLSLFRLATFSWGNLTAMTVAVGEFGLLFVLPLYLVDVLGLSTLHAGFVLAAMALGAFFSGASARHVADRFGAPATVIIGLALEVAGVLTLGFILGPDTSPWMLVPVLMVYGVGLGLASAQLTSTVLADVPTDQSGQGSATQSTVRQLGTALGASIAGALLAGGLSAGIADMNGQAAQLAHSVKDSAGAALMAFRDQHLPNALFDPLLTMFTDASRWSIFGAAIFLALGLIGAIQVARVARRSAHADVLGARR, encoded by the coding sequence ATGTCAACCGCACCACTCGGCACGCCGGCCGCCACAGAACCGGCACCTGCCGCCGACCCCCGGCGTTGGAAAGCCCTGGGTGTTCTAGCCCTCGGCCTCGCGCTGATTGTGATCGACGGTTCCATCGTCTCCGTCGCGCTTCCGGACATCATCAGTGACCTCCGGCTCGACATCACCGACGCGCAATGGGTGAACTCCCTATACGCCGTCGTGTTCTCCGCACTCCTCCTTCTGTCAGGCCGCCTGGGCGACCGGCTCGGACGCCGCACCCTATTCATTGCCGGGATCATCGTGTTCGTTGGGGCCTCAGTGTGGGCCGCCTGCGTCGGTAGTGGGGCCGGGCTGATCACCGCCCGCCTAGTACAAGGCATCGGCGGCGCGCTCATCATGCCGGCCACGCTCTCCACCGTGAACGCAACCTTCCGCGGCAAAGAACGCGCCGCTGCCTTCGGTGTGTGGGGCGCCGTGATGTCCGGAGCCGCCGCGCTCGGCCCACTGCTCGGAGGCTGGCTCACCTCCAGCTTCTCCTGGCGGTGGATATTCCTGGTGAACGTACCGATTGGCCTCGCAGTCATCGTCGGCGGCCTGCTCTGGGTTGCCAACACCCGCTCATCCACCGATGGTGCTCGTCATGAAGGGATCGACATCCTCGGTGCCGTCCTCAGCGGCCTCGCGCTGGGCAGCATCGTGTTCGGCATTATCGAAGCCACCACGCTCGGCTGGTGGACCCAGGGTCACCCGCTGCACGTGCTCGGATACGACCTGAACGGTCCGGCGGGAATGTCGCTTGCCCCCATCATGATTGGCCTCGGGGCAGTTCTGCTCATCGCCTTCATTCTCTGGGAAGCCTGGCGCGCACAGCGGGGGCGCAGCGTGCTGCTCGACCTCAGCCTGTTCCGCCTGGCGACGTTCTCCTGGGGCAACCTCACCGCGATGACCGTTGCGGTCGGCGAATTCGGTCTCCTCTTTGTTCTGCCGCTCTACCTCGTAGACGTCCTCGGTCTCAGCACCCTGCACGCCGGGTTTGTGCTCGCGGCAATGGCACTCGGTGCCTTCTTCTCCGGTGCCTCCGCTCGGCACGTTGCGGACCGCTTCGGAGCCCCGGCGACCGTCATCATCGGGCTCGCCCTGGAAGTTGCCGGAGTGCTCACCCTCGGGTTCATCCTCGGGCCAGACACCTCACCCTGGATGCTGGTGCCGGTCCTCATGGTGTACGGGGTCGGCCTCGGTCTCGCCTCCGCCCAGCTGACCAGTACCGTTCTTGCGGATGTCCCCACGGATCAGTCCGGGCAGGGATCTGCCACCCAGTCAACGGTGCGCCAGCTAGGGACGGCGCTCGGTGCCTCCATCGCCGGAGCTCTGCTCGCAGGAGGGTTGAGCGCGGGAATCGCCGATATGAACGGGCAAGCCGCGCAGCTCGCGCACAGTGTTAAAGACTCTGCGGGGGCAGCGCTCATGGCCTTTAGGGACCAGCACCTTCCCAACGCTCTGTTCGATCCGCTGCTGACGATGTTTACCGACGCCAGCCGGTGGAGCATTTTCGGGGCGGCTATCTTCCTGGCGCTCGGCCTGATTGGCGCTATTCAAGTGGCTCGCGTCGCCCGGCGCAGCGCCCACGCCGACGTGCTCGGGGCTCGTCGCTGA